Proteins encoded within one genomic window of Candidatus Berkiella cookevillensis:
- a CDS encoding TIGR03087 family PEP-CTERM/XrtA system glycosyltransferase, protein MKPILLLVHRLPYPPNKGDKIRSYHLLKFLRQHRDVYLGTFIDDPNDWQYVETVKDLCTALFVLPRRKHYQAIPGFAKSIFKDTPLSNDLFYQPKMQKWVDKILSEKQIDDSIVFSSSMGQYIQKHKRNLNILIDFVDVDSLKWEQYSQQHKGIKKWLYKREGKTLSYFERKLAITSDVNIFVSESEANIFKKRSGLFKNVISIANGVDTEYFNPSIEFKNPYVNKEFKIVFTGMMDYWPNIDAVKWFVTEVIPALQQQSIPFSFYIVGANPSLDLQMLAQIPQIRITGRVEDIRPFLKYADLAVAPLRIARGIQNKVLEALSMNTPIMVSTAALEGIELPQNNLVKIANEKNEWIHQIQTLMNQSNRPSVNSHVVIEQCYAWNNKLEPLIQYLDANDDK, encoded by the coding sequence ATGAAACCCATTTTATTATTAGTACATAGGCTGCCATATCCACCTAATAAAGGCGATAAAATTCGCTCTTATCATTTATTAAAGTTTTTAAGGCAGCACCGAGATGTTTATTTGGGAACTTTTATTGATGATCCCAATGATTGGCAATATGTAGAAACAGTCAAAGACTTATGCACAGCGCTTTTTGTATTGCCCAGAAGAAAACATTATCAAGCAATACCTGGATTTGCAAAATCAATTTTTAAAGATACTCCCTTGTCTAATGATTTATTTTATCAGCCTAAAATGCAAAAATGGGTGGATAAAATTCTGTCAGAAAAGCAAATAGACGATAGCATTGTTTTCTCGTCGAGCATGGGACAATATATTCAAAAGCATAAACGCAATCTAAATATACTGATAGATTTTGTAGATGTTGATTCCTTAAAATGGGAACAATACAGCCAGCAGCATAAGGGCATAAAGAAATGGCTTTATAAAAGAGAAGGAAAAACACTGTCCTATTTTGAGCGAAAACTGGCGATTACCAGTGATGTAAATATCTTTGTCAGTGAAAGTGAAGCAAATATATTTAAAAAACGTTCAGGTCTTTTTAAAAATGTGATCAGCATTGCCAATGGTGTAGATACTGAATATTTTAATCCAAGTATTGAATTTAAAAATCCGTATGTGAACAAAGAATTTAAAATTGTATTTACGGGTATGATGGATTATTGGCCCAATATTGATGCTGTGAAATGGTTTGTTACCGAGGTAATACCTGCGTTGCAACAGCAGAGTATTCCCTTTTCATTTTATATCGTAGGTGCGAATCCGAGCCTTGACCTTCAAATGCTTGCTCAAATACCACAGATTAGAATCACTGGCAGAGTTGAAGATATTCGTCCATTTTTAAAATATGCAGATTTAGCAGTTGCACCATTGCGTATTGCGCGTGGTATTCAAAATAAAGTATTAGAAGCCTTAAGCATGAATACACCTATCATGGTGAGTACGGCAGCACTTGAAGGTATAGAGCTACCACAAAACAATCTGGTTAAGATAGCCAATGAAAAAAATGAATGGATTCATCAAATCCAAACGCTGATGAATCAAAGCAACAGGCCATCAGTAAATTCTCATGTAGTGATTGAGCAATGCTATGCATGGAACAATAAGCTAGAACCATTGATACAGTATTTAGATGCAAATGATGATAAATAA